Part of the Triticum aestivum cultivar Chinese Spring chromosome 4D, IWGSC CS RefSeq v2.1, whole genome shotgun sequence genome is shown below.
tttatgcgctattccgtaagggactgatttggatccatatgtttaatgctatggttagattgttatctgaattcttctttcgtagttgcgaatACTTGTGTGTCGGTTAATCAtcagtgggaggcttgttcaagtaagaacaacatccaagcaccggtccatccacataccaaattatcaaagtagcaaacgtgaatcaaaccaacatgatgaaagtgactagatgaaattcccatgttccctcaagaacgctttgcttattataagagaccgttccagcctgtcctttgctacaaaaaggattgggctaccttgctgcactttatttaccattgcCGTTACTTGTCTGTTCCAAGTTATCCTattatcaaactacctgttaccaacaatttcagtgcttgcataaactgttgaaaaccacttgtcatttccttctgctactcgttgggttcgacactcttacttatcaaaacgactatgattgatcccctatacttgtgggtcatcacccgctATCGCCTGGCCGGCCGGCTCGCGAGGGAGATCAGGCTGAGGGCCCGCCGGGGCCGCCATCACACCAGCGGTTGTGGCTTCCTAGGGATCCACAACCACCTCCGAGTGCACCGCCTCATCATGCTGCAACCACTCCGGCCCCGCCGCCCACGCCGCCCGGTCGCGCTCCACCTGCTCGTGAGAAGCGCGCTCAATGCCGCCTCGTATTACAGATCTGGGGAGCGACCCGCCTCGATGAGCCCTCACGGCCGCGCTTACTAGCGGACAAAGCCTCTGAAGAGGAAGCCCGAGACTTGTCCATGGTGAGGGCCGCAACAAAGGAGAGCgagaagggaggaggaggatgggatCTCACAAGACGATGGATGCGGAAGGGATAACGACACACATCTGAATGGTGAGCCGGAAACCCTAGATCAGGGCCACGGGAGCCCTTCCTTAACCATGTATATCCCCGCACCCATGGGCCGACAGGCTGGATCGATATGGGCTGGCAGGCAGGCCCAACAGAAGGCCCACGCGGTAAACCCGACCCAAGAGAGACAAGAGGATGAAAATATGACGCGGAGAACGGGTCAACAGCCAGCCCAGCCCTAGGCCCAAGAGGCGCCAGGGCTGCACCCCGGCCCACATCCGGCACCAACACCAGCGAGGCATTCGCCCCTAGGGTTTCACCCACCACAgactgcgccgccgccgacccgccgacCATAATCGGCGACGAAGAACTAGCCCCCAGCGCCCCAGTGTGCCGCCCCAACGGCAGATCTGGGGATGTAGGAGAGGCCGCAAccggagagggagggagggacgaCGGACACAACAAAGGCACACCCAGGCAACCCAAGTCAGGGGAGGACACCGGCAGCCAATCGCGCTTACCAGATCTACGACCACGTCGCGTCACGACGGACCAGCCAACTTCCGCCGCCGGCGACAGCACCGCACGGCCACGACCACCCGGGGGAAACTTCCTCACCTTAGCCAACAACACTGGCGGGGGAGGCAGAGGCAGATCCGACGAGGCGTCGACGTCGTCCTCCGACTCCAAGCCGCTCCCATTGAGCGCCCAGAACCGATTGGCCGGGAGGGCACCGCCCAGGCATGCAGAAGGAGGACACCGGGGATTAGCAGACTacggggaaggggaggaggggatGGCGTCGACCAAGAGGGGGGAAGACGAGAAGAAGGAAGGGGAGTGAATAGCACATGCCGCCGCCGCGATCGCTAGAAGGGAGGGAGGGGGAAGAGAGGAGAGCCATCATCATGGAGCTGCACATGGTTCTCGATAACAACACCGTCTTCAATGTTACGAGTACTCAACCTGGATAACTGTAATTTTTCTGGAGGAGCTTGTCATCTTGGGCATCTTGGGAAGTTCGTCGAAACTCATTTTCCTCTTCCTTTTTGTCATTTCATGGCCTTCTTCATGCATACACATCTAGTTACATACTTCTAATTTTCGGAAAATGGAAGACGATAATAATACACACACTCATACAAGAGTTGGCGTTGCGGATTTTAAAATTGATGAAGTTACCACGAATGTCTCACTACCATGGAAACATTCCCTTCTATTGAAAGAATAACCCACATTATTGTGAAAGCATAACGGCAAACATGAGGTTTAATCCCTGATTGGTTGAACGTCTCATCGGCCTTCTAGCCATCCAACGGGTTATCTATGTGTGTTTGACTTGTGCTCATGAAAGAAAAATATATCATATGTTGAATAAAAAAGTTGCAACCTAATCCAAGATAGCTCTTTATCAAGATAAGTAAACCTAAGCATCTAAAGAGTGCATTGATGCAGGTCTCAGTACTTTGATTAGTGGAACCAATTAGTCCATTAAGCATCTAAAGAGTCCAAACCTTTTTTTCCTCTTCTCTTTATCCACTACATGGCATACTTCATGCATGCCTACCATGTTTACCTACTTCGAGTCTTTGGTTATTGGAAgacagtagtactagtatataggTCGTCCAACAAAATTAAGGGAACGACTTGATAATATTATCAGTGTAATCGCTGGGAATGTATGGGATGAGCAGATATATGTGATGATGCATGGCATCGACACGACAGCACGCACGGTGACTATGATCCGGGCCGGGCCGGACACGGCTGCACGTTTTGGGGTAGTAGGAACGCGAGATGCGGTCCATGATCCACCATCCCAAAAACAAGAAGTCAAAGTGGTCCATCGATCAACATGCAAGTAGCTACCCAATACGTGCTGCCAGATTCAATGCTGGTGCCGCCTAGATGAAAAATATTCCCTCCGTCctgtaatgtaagacgtttttttgatAGTTACTAGTTTCTCTAAGAAAAAAACTAAGAACAGCCCTTTCAAATCCTTCTGAAACGTCTGCGGACACGTCCAATCAATGATCGAACAGCAGAGACGAAAAAAATGACCCAACCAGACCCCTCGTATCATATCTATACATTTGGTCTCGCGGACGCGCCTGGCCAGTACGCCGCGGCCCACCTCGTACCACATTTCCttgtttattattattttttctcttttcATCTTCACCTGATATGCAATTGACCGGGCATATAAGAAAGAAAATGAAGAGCATGACTACATGCATGAACAAATAGGGGCTCAATATTAGACAGGACCGGATACTAACCAGGTGCGTCCATGGATGTTTAGAGGACGGATTTCCTAAGTCCAACCAGATGCTTTTAGATTGCTATATATAGTATGATACTCCAGTTTGTGAGATTTGTTGTTTCACACATATTATTACCAATGTAAACTTTGTCTAAAATCCATGCGTTCTAGAAGACCTGGTAAATGGAACATAGGTCAGACTACtccatctatatagggtctaatgcgtttttccaagctaactttgaccaaatattagagcaataatatatgacatgcaacttacacaaagcacaccgttaaattcgtgtatgaaaggagctttcaatgatataattttcacattgtgtatgtcatgtactattaatcttgtcaatagtcaaaggcggtcttaaaaaacgaaTTAGGCCATGAGGAGGGAGTAGGAGTTTTCTGAACCAAGAACGTGTAAAAACAGTCATGTGATTTTGACTATTCGTCCAAAAAAGAAGAGGCCAAAATGGTCCGAGAATGTTTGACTCTGTTTTGAACATGCATCTATAGCTACACCACGAAATAAGACCAAACACTACGAGTACAAGTCTTTGTAGTACTAGTAACAAGATCTGATGTCTGACCACACCTAAAATTTGCCAATTTTTACGGTGGAACGGAACCGAGAAGAGAAGACGCGCGGCGACAAATTACTCCTCCTCCAGAAACATGGGGAAAAGGCGACGCGCGCGCGGGTAACAGGGAatgctccccttcttcctcccacGGCTCCGTTTGGGTTTGACCTCATCTGACCTGACCAACCGCCACGTCCCCCCACTCCCCCTCCATTTCCTCCCCTTCCTCGTCAACCGCTCGTCTGCGCCGGCAGCCTCAGGCAAAGGCAACCACGAGAAGGACGCGCCGGTGACACACAGCCGGGCAGCCGGCCGGCGGTTTCTCAGACTGCCACCACCGCGTCGCAAAATTAGTAACGTACGTTTTCTCCTGCTCTTTCTCCTAGCTAGTAGTAGAATTATTAGGCCGCGTCCATTTAGCATCTTTCCTGCCGCGCGCTTCCATTCCATTCCATGGAAAAAGACTCATCGCCATTCATTCATTCACCAAGGTTTCTCctcttttcttcctcctctccatggctagcctctcttcttttcttctGTTTGATTTGTATGCTTTGTCCCGTGATATTGATCCGGTTCTAATCTATACTCCTGCTGTATCCCATGGAGAATTGAACTTGATCATTTTGGTATCCGCGCTTGTCATTTTGAACTCTTCCTGCATGCTGCAATTCACCCATTTTTCTATGAATACTTTGCTTTAGTCTATGTTCTCTTGGGGGCATCGATCGACCACCCTCTGCTTTGGACGCTTCCAAGGCCAAAACGGCTGCCTCGGGGAATCAGTGTGGTCTCCTCCCCCCTTCTTGGTTTTGGCGTGTAATTGGACAGACAATTACACCAAATAAAAAGTGCAGCCTCGTTTGTTTGTTCCTGTTGTACACTTGTATATCAATTTTTTTTTCTCAAAAGTTCCAATTTTTATGTTTAATTACAGTTCCTAGAGCCTGCCTCACCTTACCACTTGCTGGATGGTTCCAAAGAGCTGTTAAACACAGCTCTATGCTGTTTCATGACAGCTTTGGTTTGAGCTGGTTAGTCTATTCAATTTGGAACTTTTCCTAATTACTTGGAAAAGGCTGGTCAAACTCCATCGCCTTCTATACCTTGAGCTTGCCAACATAATTTACAAGATCTATTGCACGCATACACACTTCCCTTTTCTCGACGAAAAAAGGCGATATCTTGTCTCAAGGAATTCTTTTTCCATTTGTAGCTAGGCCTTTTGGCTTCATACGTTTGGTTGCCATTCCAACTATATGATCGGAGTTTCTTTGCAACGGCGGTTTAGTTCTTGCGAGGAATTAGGATGCAGGTTGGTACAATATGCTTGCTAGTGTGCTAACAAATGTGATTTCCACGGGTAGTCATGTCATGTCCATATCACATTGTTTTGAGGAGTTTACTTTCTGCGGTTTCCTTTCGTTATCATTGGTTTGTTGAAATTTTCTGAAACTTCTTGTTTTTGTGCCGTGACCGTGGCAGCAGCACTAGCATCGCCCCAGTTGGAACTTCCAATGGCTGCTTTAAATTTCTTCAGGTCAACTTCTACTATTCCATTGAATTGATTGCATCAAAGAAGACCAGGACAcctatttctttatttttattcaAATAAATATATTTCTTTCTTTCAAGGTATAGATTCTTCCTTCTTATAAGTGGGGTACACATGCTTTGCTATCGTCTGCGTGATCGCGACACAAATTTTGTATGGTTGTTCCATTTGGTGTTTTGTCTATGAATGCTCAAATAATTACCAATATATTTGGTATTTGAGGGAATGGGTTTTCCTTTTTGAAATCAGTCCTTGGTTGTTCCTTTCTTTTCTGATAGGTTGGTCCTATTTAAATAGTATACTCCTGGACAGTTGTTGCTTGTCCTGTTTCTTAGTTTGGCTTTGAACAACTTTTGCTGGCTGTGTTTCAGAACAACAAGCCTTGGATTGTTTTCACCATGGAAACAAGGAAACTTCCATCTGCCTGACTTATTCTTGGGACACTTCTTCAGGAATTAGATTAGGTCTCCTAGCTGCTAAGTAATTGCTTTGGCACAAGAGCCATTCATTTGATGCTGGAAGAAGAAGCTGGGCTCAGAAAATGGACCAGAAAACCAACAGGAGGAAGAAGGTAACGTCTATTCTCATCCCTTGCTGCAAGTTCCATGAATCCAGATAATTATCACTCAATTTAATTCTTCCCCTTCTTCAGTCTCCCTTTGGAAGGATTCGTGCTATGAAGGGCAGGAATTCTTCATCGAGGCACGGTGCTGAGCACTCTATGAACACTACAGGTAGGTTCTCAAGTTTAGAACATTATTACATTTTTGATGAAGCAAAGTCACCGTGTTTCTCTCTTCTGTAATTCATGATAAGAACAACCCATTCCCATGTGTGATGTGGAAAGTTGAAGCCTGACCTGGGGCATGGTTATCATGCAAAGTTCATCTTTGGTTAAGACTAAAAAACAATCCAAAATGCTAATTTTGTGTGAAGGTGCTAAAGTAATTCGGTGTTTGCATTTTTTTTCAGTTGATTTGAGAGAGAGTCCAGAGCACTCACCGGTGGCTTCGCCttcagcatcatcttcatccttctTCAAAAGTACAAGCCTCAAATTCAGCAATTTCAGTTCTCCTGCATCAACCAGCACGCATATTGAGTCTTTTAGGTACACTCGTGAGTTTTTATATACCAAGTTTAAGCAATTAGCACACTTCAAGCCGCAAATAAGTTTGTATTTCTGTGCCACGATCAAATTCAGATAGTTTTCCTCCTTTGGTGGTCTGTGTTTCACAGGGTATTTGCAGCAACATGGAACGTCGCCGGAAAGACTCCAGATATGGAGCTGAATCTGAATGACTTCCTGCCTTCTGATGACCATTCAGATGTTTATGTTCTAGGGTATGTTACAAGATATCATAATTTTGCACAATCTTCTATCTCTTGTCAGATGGAGAACAACATTGGACTTGGACAGCTTTGATTTAGGGCCACATCATTGTCAATTCATTAACGTTTGCGTAGACGAAGACATTGCCACTTTCAGTTCCTCCGCACCACAAACAATTTCATCACATCTCCTGTTGTTGAACTGTGTGTATTATGCAAATTATTGGCATGTTTTCTTGTGGGGTTCTTTTGCTTGAAAGGTCCTATTTTTCTGAAAGCTATGTTTCAACTAACACAACCAGTTGCTACCTCTGAATTTTTTGCTTCCAGAAATTTCAGATAACAAGTATAGACACTATTGTATTTGAAGTTTTAAACAATGGAAAATATGAAATATTCTGAGAAATGAGAAGAACCCGGTGAACGTTTATTATCTCACCAATTTCGTAGATATTGTTTCAAGAACTTTGAAGTTTCAGTTTCACAGAATTTGCACCGGATACATGGCAAGATTGCTTTAGTAGTACCATCAGTTTCAAGTGCAATTAATCTCAGTTACTCGAAAGCTTAATATGCTGCAATGGTGATGCAGATTCCAAGAGGTCGTCCCTCTCAACGCCGGGAACGTGCTTGTGATCGAGGACAACGAGCCGGCGTCGAGATGGCTCGCGCTCATCAACCAGGCGCTCAACCGGACTTCGTCGTCGCCGCCGGCTAGCCGGTCCTTCAGCCAGTCCGCCTCTCCCGCTTCGGCACTCCACACGGCGAGCTCCAGCCCGCTCGACCCATCGCTGTTTCACAAGAACGGGTCCTCCCCCAGAGAGGTTCGCCGCGCCGCCATCACCCGCGGCCGCCGGCTCAAGTCGTGCACTTGCCCCGCGGAGAGGCCGCCCCGGCGCCGGCCGTACTCCAAATCGTCGTCGTCCTGCCTGATGATGCGCTGCGGCAGCAGCAAAAACCGGCGCCGGTATGCTGTCGAGGGCGACACGACGACGTCAGACGAGGAGGACATGGACGTCGTCGTGGACGGCGGTGGGGAGGCATCGTCCATGGCGTCCGACGCCACGCTGTTgctgcggccggcggcggcgaaccTGCAGAGGAGGTACTGCCTGGTGGCGTGCAAGCAGATGGTGGGTCTCTTCGCAACGGTGTGGGCGCGGCGGGAGCTGGTGGCGCACATCGGCCACGTCCGGCTCAGCTGCGTCGGCCGCGGCATCATGGGCCGCCTTGGCAACAAAGGGTGCATCTCCGTGAGCATGTCGCTGCACCAGACGTCCCTCTGCTTCGTGTGCAGCCACCTCGCCTCTGGCGAGAAGGACGGCGACGAGCTCCGCCGCAACTCCGACGTCGTCGAGATCCTCAAGAACACCCAGTTCCGCCGCGTCTGCAAGCGCTCCGGCCGGCGCATCCCGGAACGAATCCTCGACCACGAGTACGTCATAGTCTCTCATCCCCGCTGATTCGATTCTTGCACCGGATTCTGCCATTAATCTCGAGCAATTCGGTTTGTGCAGTCGCGTGATCTGGCTCGGCGACCTGAATTACCGGATCGCGCTGAGCTACGCGGAGGCGAAGAAGTTGGTGGATGCCGGCGACTGGGCGGCGCTGTTCGAGAAGGATCAGCTCAAGACGGAGAGGGAGGGCGGGGTGTTCCGCGGGTGGAGCGAGGCCGTCATCTCCTTCGCGCCGACGTACAAGTACTCGTGGAACTCCGACAGCTACTACGTCGGCGAGGACGACGACGGCGCGGCGTCGAAGAAGAAGACGAAGCGGAGGACGCCGGCGTGGTGCGACCGGATCCTTTGGCGCGGCGACGGGATCGTGCAGGTGGCGTACGTCCGCGGGGAGTCCAAGTTCTCCGACCACCGCCCCGTGTGCAGCGCATTCATCGTCGACATCGCCGTCCTCGACGGCGCGGCCAAGATGGTGAAGCTCGTCGCGGCAACGGCCAGCATGAAGGTCGGAGCGGAGGAGCTCCTCCTACCTCGGCAAACGTAGCTAGCATCGGCCATCGATTTGCGGGAGTTGGTACCAAGAAGCTCATCGCATCTCGTTGCGTACGCCACTGATAATCTAAGTAGAAGATAGCTCGGCGCGTACTGATGCGTGAACCGCTGTTGTTTCTTCGTGCTTTCGATTCAGTTCTGACGCCAAATGCTAAAGAAACTAAATCGCTCTCTCTGACCCCAAATGTTAGACTAAATCACTCAGCTCTAATCTGCATCTCTGAATTGAATGTGTGTAACTagtttacagaaaacaatttcatATATTAATTATACAAGAAAAACCCAATTTTGGGAGACTATTCTCTTAAAACCCAGTTTTGGGATCAAttttccatttgtcaacaacaGGATGCATCAATTGCCCCGGTTTGGAATAGTTCTGTTCTAAACTGACTTTTAGAAGATGTGTTGATAACTGCCTTATGGCTAAAAGGTTTGATTTACTAGCCTTATTGAATTCTGTGAAATTGTCTGAAGACAGATATATCCCTTTGTGGATGCTGGAAGCTTCTGGTCTAGTTACTTTTACAAAATGGTTAATTTTGGTGGGATTCCATCTGATCTGAAAGTTTGTACTTGAAAAATTAATGTTTCTCCAAATATTCATATGTACCTGTAATAAGCCCTCGAGATAATCTGGCTAAGCGTAGACGTGTAGATGATCTATCTTGTGTCTTTTGTAGTGAACCCGAGTCTATTCTATATTTACTAGTACTAACACACATTATATCAAACATCCATAGTTATAAAACAATGTGACCTATACTGTTCTAAAAAAAATTAAATATGTCGTCTATAAAATGAATAAATATATTGTGTGAGATGATAAGTACATCATTTTGCAAAATATTCCTGGGATAACAACTTAATTATTTGAACTACATTGTTTGACAATTTGCACATAAATGAAGAGCTGATTTAAACCGTGGGCACAAAGGGCTATTCAGAAATCAAGGTGAGGTTGAGATTTTTTTGGGCAAAAGCTTGAGATTTTTTTGGGCAAAAGAACAGGAGGCAAAACTATCACATGGTTTTTTTTTTTGAGTAATCTCGCAAACTTTATTGAATCAAAGTAATGTCCATAGGTACAATAGTTGGGTCATGAGGATTGCCCAACCAAACATGCCTACCTAAGGGAAGATTACATGCATACTTTGCGAGATTGTGTGCCTCAAAATTGAAGTTCCTACACTCAAATAAAAACTTGCaagaagaaaaactagagctacgAGCTAATATTTCATGTGTGATAGCTGCATTCGGACCAAACGTTCCCTGATTGATATCCTCGACTACACTTTGGCAGTCGGAGGCAATAACCACGGCCTGAGCTTGAAGATCTTTTGCAAGTGCTATCCCTTCTCTGACAGCAAAAGCTTCTAA
Proteins encoded:
- the LOC123096538 gene encoding type I inositol polyphosphate 5-phosphatase 10; protein product: MDQKTNRRKKSPFGRIRAMKGRNSSSRHGAEHSMNTTVDLRESPEHSPVASPSASSSSFFKSTSLKFSNFSSPASTSTHIESFRVFAATWNVAGKTPDMELNLNDFLPSDDHSDVYVLGFQEVVPLNAGNVLVIEDNEPASRWLALINQALNRTSSSPPASRSFSQSASPASALHTASSSPLDPSLFHKNGSSPREVRRAAITRGRRLKSCTCPAERPPRRRPYSKSSSSCLMMRCGSSKNRRRYAVEGDTTTSDEEDMDVVVDGGGEASSMASDATLLLRPAAANLQRRYCLVACKQMVGLFATVWARRELVAHIGHVRLSCVGRGIMGRLGNKGCISVSMSLHQTSLCFVCSHLASGEKDGDELRRNSDVVEILKNTQFRRVCKRSGRRIPERILDHDRVIWLGDLNYRIALSYAEAKKLVDAGDWAALFEKDQLKTEREGGVFRGWSEAVISFAPTYKYSWNSDSYYVGEDDDGAASKKKTKRRTPAWCDRILWRGDGIVQVAYVRGESKFSDHRPVCSAFIVDIAVLDGAAKMVKLVAATASMKVGAEELLLPRQT